In one Bacillus sp. PK3_68 genomic region, the following are encoded:
- a CDS encoding FeoB-associated Cys-rich membrane protein — MQYIVLLIIVLGVGIILYKMIRKKKLSSSHYSPYDDLTKGVKNNRSIAGDRHSTNYREERKDEERF; from the coding sequence ATGCAATATATCGTTCTTTTAATCATCGTTCTTGGCGTGGGAATAATTCTTTATAAAATGATTAGAAAGAAAAAACTATCTTCTAGCCATTACTCTCCATACGATGACCTTACAAAAGGTGTTAAAAATAATCGCTCAATAGCTGGGGATAGACACTCTACTAACTATCGGGAAGAAAGGAAAGATGAGGAACGTTTTTGA
- a CDS encoding anti-repressor SinI family protein has translation MQGKEYVDQEWLALMIEAKKAGISIEEVKKFLKSKETSSEFLSFIKKDRI, from the coding sequence ATGCAGGGGAAAGAGTATGTTGATCAAGAATGGTTAGCGCTGATGATCGAGGCCAAGAAAGCAGGTATTTCAATTGAAGAAGTGAAGAAGTTTCTTAAAAGTAAGGAGACATCTAGTGAATTTCTTAGTTTTATAAAGAAAGATAGAATATAG
- a CDS encoding response regulator: MIRAILADDEPLALELMKKRLAHFQVEVVGTYPDAPSLLKDINNISFNAAFLDIDLPGISGLDLAVLIQDEKPNVQIVFTTAHRDYAIQAFELDSIDYLLKPILKERLAKTIDRLEDKLNLEKEKEPILSPQSSSLYIQCFKQFSIVCNNTAVKWKTAKIKEVFAFLTLHLDKPVHRDILIDQLWPGHDYQKAKIHLHTCISYVRKQLEGFGPGNTLTFAGQQYTLHLHDAVLDVSSFEKLSESVSSNNVEDVEKVLLLYTGAFMEEEAYEWARPKADELSAKLIAILHRLADYYEQNSLEDKYIGCLHKILQFNPYSEHIVTRLMLGYAHLGMRADAIRLYENFEKKLKEEIGIHPGKETVETLMHIQQGQT; encoded by the coding sequence ATGATTCGGGCTATTTTAGCAGATGATGAACCGTTAGCGCTAGAATTGATGAAAAAACGACTGGCTCATTTTCAAGTAGAGGTAGTTGGCACGTACCCAGATGCACCGTCGCTTCTTAAGGATATCAACAACATCTCTTTCAACGCCGCCTTCCTTGATATTGATCTTCCTGGGATTAGCGGGCTTGATTTAGCTGTTCTTATTCAAGATGAAAAGCCTAATGTCCAAATTGTGTTTACCACGGCACATAGAGATTATGCCATTCAGGCATTTGAACTAGATTCCATTGATTACTTGCTGAAGCCTATACTCAAAGAGCGGCTGGCTAAGACTATTGATCGCCTTGAGGACAAACTAAATCTGGAAAAAGAGAAGGAGCCGATACTGTCTCCTCAGTCCTCTTCCCTCTATATACAATGTTTCAAGCAATTCTCTATTGTCTGTAATAATACGGCTGTTAAATGGAAAACTGCTAAGATTAAAGAAGTTTTTGCTTTCTTAACACTCCATCTGGATAAGCCGGTCCATAGGGATATACTCATTGATCAGCTTTGGCCAGGCCATGATTACCAAAAAGCAAAAATTCATCTTCACACCTGTATTTCTTATGTACGCAAGCAACTGGAGGGGTTTGGTCCCGGCAATACGCTGACTTTTGCAGGCCAGCAATACACCTTGCACTTACATGACGCAGTGCTGGATGTTTCTTCATTTGAAAAGTTATCAGAAAGCGTTTCTTCTAACAATGTAGAGGACGTCGAAAAGGTGCTTCTGCTTTATACAGGTGCTTTTATGGAGGAAGAAGCTTACGAATGGGCAAGGCCGAAAGCAGATGAACTCTCGGCTAAGCTTATAGCTATTTTGCATAGATTGGCCGATTACTATGAACAAAATAGTCTAGAGGATAAATATATAGGGTGCTTGCACAAAATATTACAGTTTAACCCTTATTCAGAACACATCGTCACTCGCTTAATGCTAGGATACGCACATCTCGGCATGCGGGCAGATGCCATCCGTTTATATGAAAATTTTGAGAAGAAACTAAAAGAGGAAATCGGTATTCATCCTGGAAAAGAAACAGTGGAAACCTTGATGCATATTCAGCAGGGACAAACATAA
- a CDS encoding ATP-binding protein, protein MKKRNTWLAVLCFIVVLIGLRLSWLYIYNDPSMPKAEKGIIDAAKVDLSKKPMQLKGEWLFYPEQLLAPDSLSEQKKKAVQVPIPSDWKEWIQDKQKHPYGYGTFQLSILTDQNKQETYRIRFMGIQSAARIFVNGQLIKEMGNLGTNRVSSHPENSSFSVNVKPKNSKIDLVVQVSNFHYLRSGGISRPVYFGTTEAVRHHEQISMSMQLITAAVLFFHGIYLVILYMFVFKKKNLLLLATAVFCMCFSILIDDDQLLRFAIPMDIAFEARLKLAYLLYFGAVVCSFSFLKTLVPDQFNRTFRLFQLFTAIYLIALIIFPYQEFYYFRSVIYSFITLGLAFLVPVLFYKVASRKEPYTIYLVFTVVAVSSSALGGAVKQFFKGIAVPFYPFDLLIGTVCFALFWFKRFYYTAEEKTQLNAKLQRADKMKDDFLANTSHELRNPLHAMINIAQSLLSDPLSEETKRQVQMIESVARKMSYTLQDLTDISALKEGHVPLSKQPVDLYSIVEYVFDLLAFSKEGKHVVFTNDVPKAFPLVVADENRMAQVMFNLIQNALKFTEEGMISVSALEKEGQAVISVQDTGIGMDEETQKRIFQPYEQADSSMTAAGGGMGLGLSICAQLVELHGGTLFVISSPGEGSTFTFSLPISRKKRERIEEPLKQDKLPDLVAASFAREETESILVIDDDPINLSVLKRILAQAGYVVTTCLNGEEALSHLHDQRWSLIISDVMMPRMSGYELTSQVRKKFSMSELPILLLTARGKTEDIEAGFQAGANDYILKPVEKAELMARVSALLQLKQSMHKQARTEAALLQAQMQPHFLYNTLNTIVALSEIDHDEMAKLLHEFGNYLQKSFDRGNMQETVTMESELNLVQSYLYIERQRFGERLSICWEVEDDSLQALVPPLSIQTLVENAVRHGRSEQTNPLVVSLIVKRVEDHIQVVIKDNGCGMKSEKIKLILEDPEQGGIGLYNTNKRLIQLYGQGLTIQSAIGKGTKVAFSLPIPSSGNHDAHL, encoded by the coding sequence ATGAAAAAACGAAATACATGGCTAGCTGTCCTCTGCTTTATCGTCGTTTTGATAGGGCTTCGTTTGTCCTGGCTTTATATCTATAATGACCCTAGTATGCCAAAGGCAGAAAAAGGAATAATAGATGCGGCAAAAGTAGACCTATCAAAAAAACCTATGCAGTTAAAGGGAGAGTGGCTTTTTTATCCAGAGCAGTTGCTCGCACCTGATAGTTTGTCAGAGCAAAAGAAAAAAGCTGTACAGGTCCCGATTCCCTCTGATTGGAAAGAATGGATTCAGGACAAGCAGAAACATCCATACGGGTATGGCACCTTTCAATTGTCAATTTTAACGGATCAAAATAAGCAGGAAACATACAGAATTCGATTTATGGGCATCCAATCTGCTGCTCGTATTTTTGTGAACGGTCAGTTAATAAAAGAAATGGGCAATCTCGGTACAAATAGAGTGAGCTCCCATCCAGAAAACAGCTCTTTTTCTGTGAATGTCAAGCCGAAAAACAGCAAGATTGATCTAGTGGTTCAAGTATCTAATTTTCACTATCTACGGTCAGGCGGCATTTCACGCCCAGTGTATTTCGGGACAACAGAGGCTGTCAGACATCATGAGCAAATCTCTATGTCTATGCAGCTGATCACTGCAGCTGTTCTTTTTTTTCATGGAATTTACTTAGTTATTCTATACATGTTCGTTTTTAAGAAGAAAAATTTGCTTTTGCTTGCAACAGCTGTATTTTGCATGTGTTTTTCCATACTAATTGATGATGATCAACTGCTCCGATTTGCTATTCCAATGGATATTGCTTTTGAAGCAAGATTAAAACTTGCGTATCTATTGTATTTTGGCGCGGTCGTTTGCAGTTTTAGTTTCTTGAAAACACTGGTACCGGATCAGTTCAATAGAACCTTCCGTTTGTTTCAGTTATTTACAGCTATTTATCTTATTGCTTTGATTATTTTTCCCTATCAGGAGTTTTATTATTTCAGATCGGTTATTTATAGTTTTATTACTCTTGGACTCGCGTTTCTTGTTCCAGTTCTTTTCTATAAAGTAGCTTCTCGCAAGGAACCGTACACGATTTATCTTGTTTTTACCGTGGTGGCTGTTTCGTCCAGTGCATTAGGGGGAGCGGTAAAACAATTTTTTAAGGGGATCGCTGTACCATTCTATCCGTTTGATTTACTAATTGGCACTGTTTGTTTTGCTCTCTTTTGGTTTAAGAGATTTTATTATACAGCTGAAGAAAAAACACAATTGAATGCAAAATTGCAACGTGCAGATAAAATGAAAGATGATTTTCTGGCGAATACTTCTCATGAGCTGCGCAACCCGCTTCATGCGATGATCAATATTGCTCAGTCACTATTAAGTGACCCGCTGTCTGAGGAAACGAAAAGGCAGGTGCAGATGATAGAGTCAGTTGCCCGAAAAATGTCCTATACGTTACAGGACTTAACAGATATCTCAGCGCTGAAAGAAGGCCATGTTCCTTTATCCAAGCAGCCAGTCGATCTTTACAGTATTGTTGAGTATGTGTTTGACCTGTTGGCATTTTCAAAAGAGGGGAAGCATGTGGTATTTACCAACGATGTGCCAAAGGCTTTTCCATTGGTGGTTGCAGATGAGAATAGAATGGCACAAGTTATGTTCAACCTTATTCAAAATGCGTTGAAATTTACTGAAGAAGGGATGATTTCTGTCTCTGCATTGGAGAAGGAGGGACAGGCAGTGATCTCTGTTCAAGATACTGGAATAGGGATGGACGAAGAAACACAAAAACGGATTTTCCAGCCATATGAACAGGCTGATTCGAGCATGACTGCTGCAGGAGGCGGCATGGGGCTGGGCTTAAGTATTTGTGCGCAGCTAGTTGAGCTGCACGGAGGAACACTGTTTGTGATCTCTTCTCCAGGAGAAGGGTCCACTTTTACCTTTTCTCTTCCGATTAGCAGGAAAAAAAGAGAGCGGATCGAGGAACCATTAAAGCAAGACAAACTGCCTGATTTGGTGGCGGCATCATTTGCTCGAGAAGAAACTGAGTCGATTCTGGTGATTGATGATGACCCAATTAACCTCTCTGTATTAAAGAGAATATTGGCACAAGCCGGCTATGTGGTGACAACTTGCTTAAATGGAGAAGAGGCGCTCTCACACCTGCATGATCAAAGATGGAGTTTAATCATCTCGGATGTCATGATGCCTCGAATGTCAGGCTATGAATTAACCTCTCAAGTAAGGAAAAAGTTCTCGATGTCAGAGCTTCCGATTCTACTATTGACAGCACGGGGGAAAACGGAAGATATCGAAGCCGGCTTTCAGGCAGGAGCAAATGATTATATTTTAAAACCGGTGGAGAAGGCGGAGCTCATGGCAAGGGTTTCAGCGCTTCTTCAGTTAAAGCAATCAATGCACAAGCAGGCTCGTACAGAGGCAGCTTTGCTTCAAGCACAGATGCAGCCTCATTTTTTATACAACACTCTTAACACAATCGTGGCGCTGAGTGAAATTGATCATGATGAAATGGCCAAGTTATTGCATGAATTCGGGAACTATTTACAGAAGAGCTTTGACCGGGGCAACATGCAGGAAACGGTGACGATGGAATCAGAGCTGAACCTTGTCCAATCTTATCTATATATTGAGCGTCAGCGCTTCGGTGAACGTCTGTCCATTTGCTGGGAAGTAGAGGACGACAGCTTGCAGGCACTTGTTCCTCCGCTGTCCATCCAAACACTAGTGGAGAATGCGGTGAGACATGGAAGGTCTGAGCAGACTAACCCGTTGGTTGTTTCTTTAATTGTGAAAAGAGTAGAAGATCATATACAAGTGGTCATTAAGGATAACGGTTGTGGGATGAAGAGCGAGAAAATAAAATTGATATTAGAAGATCCTGAACAAGGAGGCATCGGTCTCTATAATACGAATAAGCGTCTTATTCAGCTGTACGGGCAAGGACTAACTATTCAAAGCGCTATAGGAAAAGGAACAAAAGTGGCTTTTTCTCTTCCTATCCCATCAAGTGGAAACCACGATGCCCATCTATAA
- a CDS encoding phospho-sugar mutase — MHWKVKLDQWMSYIQLDDTLKSQLQVIQEDEKLLEDSFYKELEFGTGGMRGEMGPGTNRMNIYTVRKAAEGLAQYVLSQGKEAVLRGVVIAYDSRHLSAEFALETAKTMGRHGIRTYMFGELHPTPLLSFAVRYLHAYAGVMITASHNPPEYNGLKIYAEDGSQISPAMADEIIDYVKKAGSELTVETASEQELIEKDLLTYIGHSIDQAYIRALNSIRYNQAETNKEVSIVFTPLHGAGNKPVRAALQAFGFENVRIVKEQELPHPDFPTVVSPNPEEHEAFKMAICYGEERNADILIGTDPDADRLGVAVKSREGKYIVLTGNQIGALMLHYLLAQKKRSGTLPENGVIMKTIVTSEIGREIAAAFGILTVDTLTGFKFIGEKMKEFEQSGEHTFLFGYEESYGYLIGDFVRDKDAVQAAVCIAEVAADYKRKGKSLYEGLMELFETYGFYQESLRSLTLKGKEGAEKIAAIMEKFRTEPLEELNGIAVIELADYQTGEYINKKTGLIRPTGLPKSNVLKLKLADHSWVCIRPSGTEPKVKIYFGVKGKSIPDSQEKLAGIEKEMMSILHHLVRV; from the coding sequence ATGCATTGGAAAGTTAAGTTAGACCAATGGATGAGCTACATCCAATTGGATGATACGTTAAAAAGTCAACTACAGGTCATTCAAGAAGATGAAAAATTACTTGAGGACAGTTTTTATAAAGAACTAGAGTTTGGAACAGGCGGTATGCGTGGTGAGATGGGGCCGGGAACGAATCGAATGAACATTTACACTGTCCGAAAAGCAGCAGAAGGCTTGGCGCAATATGTGTTGAGTCAGGGAAAAGAAGCTGTGCTTCGCGGAGTAGTTATCGCTTACGATTCTCGGCACTTGTCAGCTGAATTTGCCCTGGAGACTGCAAAAACAATGGGCAGGCATGGTATTCGGACATATATGTTCGGAGAATTGCATCCCACACCTCTATTGTCATTCGCAGTAAGGTACTTACATGCTTATGCTGGCGTAATGATTACAGCGAGCCATAATCCACCAGAGTACAATGGGTTGAAAATATATGCTGAAGATGGCAGTCAAATATCGCCGGCGATGGCTGATGAAATTATTGACTATGTGAAGAAGGCAGGAAGCGAACTGACCGTTGAAACAGCTTCTGAACAAGAGCTAATAGAAAAGGACCTGCTTACTTATATAGGCCATTCAATCGATCAGGCTTATATTCGTGCGTTAAATTCGATTAGGTATAATCAGGCAGAAACTAATAAGGAGGTATCAATTGTTTTTACACCGTTACACGGAGCGGGTAATAAGCCGGTCAGAGCGGCGTTGCAGGCGTTTGGTTTTGAAAATGTAAGGATCGTAAAAGAGCAAGAGCTGCCCCACCCGGATTTTCCAACCGTCGTCTCTCCTAATCCTGAAGAGCATGAGGCGTTTAAAATGGCCATTTGCTACGGGGAAGAAAGAAATGCTGATATTTTAATAGGAACAGATCCTGACGCCGATCGTCTCGGAGTAGCCGTAAAAAGCCGCGAGGGAAAATATATCGTTCTAACGGGCAATCAAATAGGTGCGCTAATGCTGCATTACCTGCTTGCACAGAAAAAGCGGAGCGGTACGCTGCCTGAAAATGGGGTGATAATGAAAACAATTGTTACCTCTGAGATTGGTAGGGAAATTGCGGCTGCTTTTGGCATTTTAACAGTGGATACGCTGACGGGATTCAAATTTATTGGTGAAAAGATGAAAGAATTTGAGCAGTCTGGAGAGCACACATTTTTATTCGGATATGAAGAAAGCTACGGCTATCTAATTGGGGATTTTGTACGCGATAAAGATGCAGTGCAAGCGGCAGTATGTATAGCAGAAGTGGCGGCTGATTATAAAAGGAAGGGCAAGTCATTGTATGAAGGATTAATGGAGCTCTTTGAAACATATGGGTTCTATCAAGAGTCACTTCGCTCACTGACGCTGAAAGGAAAAGAGGGAGCAGAGAAAATTGCTGCGATTATGGAGAAGTTTCGGACGGAGCCGCTAGAGGAACTCAACGGGATAGCAGTCATTGAACTAGCGGACTATCAAACAGGGGAGTACATAAATAAGAAAACAGGTTTAATAAGGCCAACTGGTTTACCAAAATCAAATGTGCTGAAACTTAAATTGGCAGACCATTCATGGGTGTGCATACGGCCTTCAGGCACTGAGCCGAAGGTGAAAATCTATTTTGGCGTTAAAGGCAAGTCGATACCTGATAGCCAAGAAAAGCTGGCAGGTATCGAGAAAGAAATGATGAGTATCCTTCATCATTTAGTAAGAGTATAG
- a CDS encoding helix-turn-helix transcriptional regulator has protein sequence MIGRRIKQLREEKGYSLTKLANEAHISKSYLSTLESKAMTNPSLRILSQIALALETTLDDLIASEPLRRKKQPALSRKGC, from the coding sequence ATGATAGGTAGGCGTATTAAACAATTGCGTGAGGAAAAAGGATATTCACTGACAAAACTTGCTAATGAAGCTCATATTTCAAAATCCTATTTATCAACGTTGGAGAGTAAAGCCATGACCAATCCGTCCCTGCGCATTCTTTCCCAAATTGCCTTGGCTCTTGAAACCACTCTAGATGATTTAATTGCATCTGAACCGCTTCGGAGAAAAAAGCAACCAGCCCTCAGTAGAAAAGGCTGTTAA
- a CDS encoding NAD-dependent epimerase/dehydratase family protein has product MRVLVTGGAGFIGSHITEELLAQDHQVAVVDNLSSGKREQVPAAAVFYEGDVRKKELEEFYSDFQPDCVIHLAAQVSVAKSFLEPLNDIEENIVGTVNMLETCVKYGVKKVIFSSTAALYGNPDYLPVDERHQVNPLSFYGLSKKHAEAYIRLFSELHGLTYTILRYANVYGMRQSANGEAGVISIFIEKLLNSQPLTVLGDGNQTRDFIFVKDVAKANVAALTHGENEIINISTGKQTSVLDMVKEMNEIAGNVSSLIFSEERTGDIKASCLTNKKAETVLGWKPAYSLAEGLKETIYYYQKEMVIQS; this is encoded by the coding sequence ATGAGAGTGTTAGTTACAGGCGGAGCTGGATTTATTGGTTCACATATTACAGAGGAATTACTGGCGCAAGATCACCAAGTAGCAGTGGTTGACAATCTTTCCTCTGGGAAGAGAGAGCAAGTCCCTGCAGCAGCTGTATTTTATGAAGGAGACGTTAGAAAAAAAGAATTAGAGGAATTTTACTCGGATTTTCAGCCAGACTGTGTCATTCATTTAGCTGCACAGGTCTCAGTTGCTAAGTCTTTTCTAGAGCCGCTCAACGATATTGAAGAAAATATTGTTGGTACTGTGAATATGCTTGAAACGTGCGTAAAGTATGGCGTAAAAAAAGTGATTTTTTCTTCCACTGCTGCTTTATACGGCAATCCTGATTACTTGCCGGTTGATGAACGCCATCAGGTGAATCCCCTCTCTTTTTATGGATTATCAAAAAAGCATGCGGAGGCCTACATAAGGTTGTTTTCAGAGCTGCATGGATTAACGTATACGATTTTGCGTTATGCCAATGTATATGGCATGAGACAGAGTGCCAATGGAGAGGCAGGAGTGATCTCTATTTTTATTGAAAAACTTTTAAACAGCCAGCCGCTGACTGTGCTCGGAGACGGAAACCAGACGAGAGATTTTATTTTTGTTAAAGACGTGGCCAAAGCCAATGTCGCTGCGCTCACTCATGGTGAAAATGAGATTATCAACATCAGCACAGGAAAGCAAACATCAGTATTAGATATGGTAAAAGAAATGAATGAAATCGCTGGGAATGTTTCTTCTCTTATTTTTAGTGAAGAACGGACAGGAGATATTAAGGCGAGTTGTTTAACAAATAAAAAAGCAGAAACTGTGCTTGGGTGGAAGCCGGCTTATTCATTGGCAGAAGGGTTAAAAGAAACGATTTATTATTACCAGAAAGAGATGGTCATACAGAGCTGA
- a CDS encoding Wzz/FepE/Etk N-terminal domain-containing protein, translating to MQEDMTIKGFLNLIKKRMILISVTAVIVVVVTGWAVFYIFEPTYEASEYILIGNLQNTNTENSYEETQKIPQMLASSVDFIKSPIVLSAVKEELDLRGTSLEEKLFIENNKDSQIVTITVKDRDEKLARNIAKTTAVISLEKMNTLLKFNQVKILEKNDGIIKKNNEVAALAIALITGLLSGIGLAVIREQLDDSVKKEDDVENLLGMPLLGKFDSKIEFRKSSKEKRPYEEYDPERRQLVAKEKEKQVDQATSIS from the coding sequence ATGCAGGAGGATATGACTATAAAGGGGTTTTTAAATTTAATCAAGAAAAGAATGATTTTGATCAGTGTAACTGCAGTGATCGTAGTAGTAGTCACTGGTTGGGCTGTCTTTTATATTTTTGAACCGACGTATGAAGCAAGTGAATATATTTTGATTGGTAATCTGCAAAATACAAATACAGAAAATTCTTATGAGGAAACACAAAAAATTCCACAAATGCTAGCGTCCTCTGTGGACTTTATAAAAAGTCCGATTGTTTTAAGCGCAGTAAAAGAAGAGCTTGATTTGAGAGGAACCTCATTAGAGGAAAAGCTGTTTATTGAAAACAATAAAGATTCTCAAATCGTTACTATAACGGTAAAAGACCGGGATGAAAAACTGGCACGAAATATTGCCAAAACTACAGCAGTCATATCACTTGAGAAAATGAACACGCTTCTCAAGTTCAACCAAGTGAAAATTTTGGAAAAAAACGATGGGATTATCAAGAAAAATAATGAAGTAGCAGCCCTGGCGATTGCCCTTATAACTGGACTATTATCGGGGATTGGTCTAGCTGTTATTCGTGAGCAATTGGATGACTCAGTGAAAAAAGAAGACGACGTGGAGAATTTACTTGGCATGCCGCTGTTAGGGAAGTTTGATAGCAAGATAGAATTCCGGAAAAGCAGCAAAGAAAAACGCCCTTACGAAGAATATGATCCAGAGAGGAGGCAATTGGTTGCTAAAGAGAAGGAAAAACAGGTGGATCAGGCGACTTCCATCTCCTGA
- a CDS encoding CpsD/CapB family tyrosine-protein kinase translates to MMKMNIQHAVKHENLVLMVTSPEENRRQPFISSKLASSFAEAGKKVLLVDVNFRKPVIHQLFGFRNASGLSNLLRGEKGKVMEGIVQNLDILSAGSFSIHLESLERIEQLITVWQRCYDVIVLDTPAFLDAADSQILSSACDGVLLVIQENRTKEANALQVKKILERTNNNLLGAIYQTS, encoded by the coding sequence ATGATGAAAATGAATATTCAACATGCGGTTAAACATGAAAATCTAGTTTTAATGGTGACCTCTCCAGAAGAAAATAGAAGGCAGCCGTTTATTTCTTCAAAGCTGGCCAGTTCGTTTGCAGAAGCAGGGAAAAAAGTGCTGCTGGTTGACGTGAATTTCAGAAAGCCAGTGATTCACCAGTTGTTTGGTTTCCGAAATGCTTCGGGTTTGAGCAATTTATTAAGGGGAGAAAAAGGAAAGGTCATGGAAGGAATTGTTCAAAATCTAGATATACTTTCTGCTGGATCTTTCTCCATCCATCTTGAAAGCTTAGAGAGAATAGAGCAGTTAATAACTGTTTGGCAGCGCTGCTACGACGTCATTGTCCTAGATACACCGGCGTTTTTGGATGCAGCTGACTCTCAAATCCTTTCATCTGCCTGCGATGGTGTGCTTCTTGTCATTCAAGAAAATCGAACAAAAGAAGCCAATGCTTTGCAAGTGAAAAAGATACTGGAAAGAACAAACAATAACCTTTTAGGGGCAATTTATCAAACAAGTTGA
- a CDS encoding oligosaccharide flippase family protein, with product MDSRKKNSIGKNVFHLFYSTAFSSGLNAVTLVILANYLNSHSYGMFSIALAYSLIMGYCTDAGISVAVLREGAKKGISLPAVLSSFIKIRAVLLGITFAGGFGLIQLLYQGQPELMKTMYFLIVPMVIGLALQSISITYFQLTEEMQYLGVIRICSAVLLVTSILAGITLSLHPYAICFLYGLSYLLAGVIGIYLIGKRTAIRFHYAFHKGMLKNVLSFMISGLLIVLLPQLGPVVLEKTLTLKQVGFFAVAYRIPSALYQIPGVLAGAFYPALFKSYNSKGKIEHLQLNMLQLKMMALLGMAMTISLFYIPEIIIGTLFGEEWLFAAKALQILSFLLVLQSVNIALADGLTTKALQSRRTTVQALSLVGGIYFYMAFSHQYGVEGAAFAGVAVELLSLAGYWLLNPDRKALAVKVLLPYLLFFLAFFAVTSSFFSASPMLAAVLHLLSLLVIIAVDRGLMRKLMKIIRKDQSEEAVKRGIKDGIS from the coding sequence ATGGATAGCAGAAAAAAAAACTCCATTGGTAAAAATGTATTTCACTTATTTTATAGTACCGCTTTTTCGAGTGGGTTGAACGCTGTTACACTTGTCATTTTAGCAAACTATTTGAATTCTCACAGTTATGGAATGTTCAGCATCGCCTTAGCATACTCACTAATTATGGGTTACTGTACAGATGCTGGGATCAGCGTAGCAGTGCTTCGCGAAGGGGCAAAGAAAGGGATTAGCCTCCCAGCTGTTCTTTCTTCCTTTATCAAAATCAGAGCTGTGTTATTGGGAATTACATTTGCGGGCGGCTTCGGTCTGATTCAACTGTTGTATCAAGGGCAGCCAGAGTTAATGAAAACGATGTATTTCTTGATCGTGCCCATGGTGATAGGTTTAGCTTTACAGAGCATTAGCATCACCTATTTTCAACTTACGGAAGAGATGCAATATTTAGGAGTAATCCGTATTTGTTCAGCCGTGCTGCTCGTCACTTCTATTTTGGCAGGCATAACCTTGTCGTTGCACCCATACGCCATTTGTTTTTTGTATGGTTTATCTTATTTATTAGCAGGAGTGATAGGAATTTACCTGATCGGAAAGCGGACGGCGATCCGGTTTCACTATGCTTTTCATAAAGGGATGTTGAAGAATGTGCTGTCCTTCATGATAAGTGGTTTATTAATTGTCCTCCTTCCACAGCTAGGGCCAGTTGTGCTGGAGAAAACATTAACGCTCAAGCAGGTGGGATTTTTTGCTGTTGCTTACCGGATTCCTTCGGCTTTATATCAAATTCCAGGGGTATTGGCGGGCGCATTTTATCCGGCGTTATTTAAAAGCTATAACAGCAAAGGAAAGATCGAGCATTTGCAGTTAAATATGTTGCAGCTAAAAATGATGGCACTGCTAGGTATGGCGATGACGATTTCTTTATTTTACATACCGGAAATCATCATTGGCACATTGTTTGGGGAAGAGTGGTTATTCGCTGCGAAAGCTTTGCAAATATTGTCTTTTCTGCTTGTCTTGCAAAGCGTCAATATAGCGTTGGCTGATGGATTAACGACGAAAGCTTTGCAGTCTCGGCGAACAACTGTCCAGGCGCTGTCTCTTGTCGGAGGGATTTATTTTTATATGGCTTTTAGCCATCAATATGGAGTGGAAGGCGCTGCTTTTGCAGGGGTCGCTGTCGAGCTGCTGTCTTTAGCAGGCTATTGGCTCTTGAATCCGGACAGAAAAGCTTTAGCGGTTAAAGTATTGCTTCCTTATTTATTGTTCTTTCTTGCTTTTTTTGCAGTTACGAGTTCTTTCTTTTCGGCTTCTCCTATGCTTGCTGCTGTTCTTCACTTGTTATCCCTTCTAGTGATCATAGCAGTTGATCGGGGCTTAATGCGCAAATTAATGAAGATTATTCGTAAAGACCAGAGCGAAGAGGCGGTAAAGCGAGGGATAAAAGATGGGATTTCTTAA